In Synechococcus sp. UW179A, the DNA window GGAACCGCCGATCTGGTCACAGACCCGGCAGACACTGCAGAGTTCAGGCAAGTTGTCCGATCGCACTTGGTTGTTCATGGAGGCGATGGATTCGCCAAGCCTGAAAGCTGGGGAGTACCTCAGTAATCCTGCGCGGACGCCACTCGGCGTGGAATTTGATGCTGCGCTGTTGATGCGGCGTCAGGGCCAGGATGTTTGGAAAGTGCGTGAACTGCGCATGCGTGCACTCTGTAACCAGCAAAGACTGCAGCGCAGCAGCGCTCAGGGGCAATGGCTTGATTACGTCGGGCGTGAGGACACATCGGCCAAGGTTCGTTGGATCTGCGCTTTGCCAGAGCCAGACTGAGCCCTTGCCATCTCCAACAATGACCGGTACACATGTATTGACGAACAAATGAATTGCCGGTGTCTGCTGGAATCCCCGAGCCGCTAACCACTGCTCAGCAAGAGCTCTATGACTGGCTTGCCGACTATATCGGTTGCCATCATCACAGCCCGTCGATTCGTCAGATGATGCAGGCCATGGGTCTGCGTTCACCGGCACCTGTCCAAAGTCGTTTACGGCATCTTCAGCAGAAAGGTTGGATCACTTGGCAGGAGGGACAGGCTCGCACCCTCCAGCTGCTTGGAGGGATTGCTTCCGGAATTCCTGTGCTCGGCGCTGTTGCAGCTGGTGGCTTGGTTGAGACCTTTGACGACATTCAAGATCGATTGGATCTCGCTCCTGTTCTTGAAACCCGTGGTCTGTTCGCGCTCACAGTGAATGGTGACTCCATGGTGGATGCCCACATCGCCGACGGTGATGTGGTGCTAATGGAACCGGTCGTTGATGCGGCTCGTCTGCGCCAAGGCACCATCGTGAGTGCTTTGGTTCCTGGCAGTGGAACCACGCTGAAGCATTTTCATTGCGACGGCCTCACGGTTCGGTTGGAAGCCGCGAATCCGGCCTACGAGCCGATTGAGTTGCCAGCCGATCAAGTGCAGGTTCAGGGCAAACTCG includes these proteins:
- the lexA gene encoding transcriptional repressor LexA yields the protein MPVSAGIPEPLTTAQQELYDWLADYIGCHHHSPSIRQMMQAMGLRSPAPVQSRLRHLQQKGWITWQEGQARTLQLLGGIASGIPVLGAVAAGGLVETFDDIQDRLDLAPVLETRGLFALTVNGDSMVDAHIADGDVVLMEPVVDAARLRQGTIVSALVPGSGTTLKHFHCDGLTVRLEAANPAYEPIELPADQVQVQGKLAAVWRQM